A portion of the Ailuropoda melanoleuca isolate Jingjing unplaced genomic scaffold, ASM200744v2 unplaced-scaffold4950, whole genome shotgun sequence genome contains these proteins:
- the LOC117799437 gene encoding olfactory receptor 9G1-like, whose translation MERSNQTVTDFILVGFTTDPVMQLVLFVVFLGVYSLTLVANSTLIILISNDSRLHTPMYFFIENLSFLDLWYSSVYTPKILVTCISEDKSISFAGCLCQFFFSAGLAYSECYLLAAMAYDRYVAIAKPLLYSQVMSKKLCAFLLTSSYLGGFISSSIITKRIFALNFCSGNVIDDFFCDLLPLVKLACGRKDGYQTVLYIIPVSNVIIPSVLILASYLFIIATILRIHSTQRRLKAFSTCSSHLVSVILYYGSILYIYSRPRSSYSLDNDKIVSTFYTVVFPMLNPMIYSLRNKDVKEALNKLIK comes from the coding sequence ATGGAGAGAAGCAATCAGACGGTGACTGATTTCATCCTGGTGGGCTTCACAACAGACCCAGTGATGCAACTGGTCCTGTTTGTGGTATTTCTTGGTGTGTACTCTCTGACTTTGGTTGCAAATTCCACCCTCATAATATTGATCTCTAATGACTCCCGGCTGCACACACCCATGTATTTCTTCATTGAGAATCTCTCTTTTCTGGATCTCTGGTATTCTTCTGTCTACACCCCAAAGATCCTGGTGACCTGCATCTCTGAAGACAAAAGCATCTCCTTTGCTGGCTGTTTGTGTCAGTTCTTCTTCTCTGCTGGGCTGGCATACAGTGAGTGTTACCTGTTGGCAGCCATGGCTTATGATCGCTACGTGGCCATTGCAAAGCCACTGCTTTATTCTCAGGTTATGTCTAAAAAGCTATGTGCATTTTTGTTAACATCCTCCTACCTTGGTGGTTTTATTAGCTCTTCCATCATCACCAAGAGAATATTTGCCTTGAACTTCTGTAGTGGCAATGTCATTGATGACTTTTTCTGTGATTTGCTTCCCTTGGTGAAGTTGGCTTGTGGCAGGAAAGATGGCTATCAGACTGTGCTGTACATCATCCCGGTCTCCAACGTCATCATCCCCTCGGTGCTCATCCTGGCCTCCTACCTGTTCATCATTGCCACCATCTTGAGAATCCACTCCACCCAGCGTCGCCTCAAAGCCTTCTCCACGTGTTCCTCCCACCTGGTCTCTGTCATCTTGTACTATGGCTCCATTCTCTACATCTACTCTCGTCCCCGATCTAGTTATTCTTTGGACAATGACAAGATAGTTTCTACCTTTTACACTGTGGTGTTCCCCATGTTGAATCCCATGATCTATAGCCTGAGGAATAAGGATGTGAAAGAGGCTCTGAATAAACTCATTAAATAA